A single Methanolobus sp. ZRKC5 DNA region contains:
- a CDS encoding N-acetyltransferase: MIKQLENSEIDIIMDIWLKTNIAAHYFIPEYYWTKNYNVVKEEYLPVSKTFVYKEDGTIKGFISVIGNSFIGALFVLEAHQGKGIGQKLLEYCKFLSSNLELAVYADNKPAVDFYTKNGFTITKEQPNKDSGFIEYIMFWIKEEII; encoded by the coding sequence ATGATCAAGCAATTAGAGAATTCTGAAATAGATATCATTATGGATATCTGGTTGAAGACCAATATTGCTGCTCATTATTTTATACCTGAATATTACTGGACTAAAAACTATAATGTTGTTAAAGAAGAATATCTGCCTGTTTCTAAGACCTTTGTTTACAAAGAAGACGGTACGATCAAAGGTTTCATAAGCGTTATTGGTAACTCATTCATTGGTGCATTATTTGTTTTAGAGGCACACCAGGGGAAGGGTATTGGTCAGAAACTGCTGGAATATTGTAAGTTTCTTAGTTCAAATCTGGAATTGGCAGTTTATGCAGACAATAAACCGGCTGTTGATTTTTACACAAAAAATGGTTTCACGATAACGAAAGAACAACCCAACAAAGATTCTGGTTTTATCGAGTATATTATGTTCTGGATTAAAGAAGAAATAATCTGA
- a CDS encoding IS5 family transposase, whose protein sequence is MDSFTDFALNEEYKRLQSVGDKLAEIEYLVDWKPFRPILESMYINRTASGGRPEADVIVMFKMLVLQQWHGLSDAELEKQCIDRISFRKFLGFPEYVPDSTTVWSFRKRIIDNGKEKAVWDEMQNQLDALGLKIKKGMIQDATFIHSDPGHAKADVLRGKDAKTRRSKDGTWTKKNGKSHFGYKLHTIIDKDYELIRRFETTTASLHDSQVDLSEKGEVVYRDKGYFGAIAKGFAATMQRAVRGHPLGIMDILRNERISVKRVPCERVYAVTKEIFKTRKVLVTTVERVNAKMLMTAFCFNLHQLRTLKTKGVI, encoded by the coding sequence ATGGATTCTTTTACTGATTTTGCCTTAAATGAAGAATATAAGCGTCTCCAATCTGTCGGAGATAAGCTTGCTGAAATTGAATATTTAGTAGATTGGAAGCCTTTTCGCCCTATTCTGGAGTCAATGTACATAAACAGAACAGCTTCAGGCGGACGGCCTGAAGCTGATGTTATTGTAATGTTCAAGATGCTTGTTCTGCAACAATGGCATGGTCTTTCTGATGCTGAGCTTGAAAAGCAGTGTATTGACAGGATATCCTTTAGGAAATTCCTGGGATTTCCTGAATATGTACCAGACAGTACAACTGTCTGGTCATTCAGGAAGAGAATTATCGACAATGGTAAAGAAAAAGCGGTGTGGGATGAAATGCAGAATCAGCTTGATGCTCTTGGTTTGAAGATTAAAAAAGGAATGATCCAGGATGCAACTTTTATTCACTCAGATCCAGGACATGCAAAAGCAGATGTACTCAGAGGAAAAGATGCGAAAACAAGAAGAAGCAAAGATGGAACCTGGACTAAGAAAAATGGTAAATCTCACTTTGGATACAAACTTCATACAATTATTGATAAGGATTATGAACTAATCAGAAGATTTGAGACAACAACTGCATCACTTCACGATTCACAGGTTGATCTGTCTGAAAAGGGTGAAGTGGTGTATAGAGATAAAGGATATTTTGGAGCAATAGCAAAAGGTTTTGCAGCAACAATGCAACGAGCTGTAAGAGGACATCCTTTAGGAATAATGGATATCCTCAGAAATGAAAGAATAAGTGTGAAAAGAGTCCCTTGCGAAAGAGTGTATGCAGTGACAAAAGAAATATTTAAAACCAGAAAGGTTCTTGTTACAACTGTAGAAAGAGTGAATGCAAAAATGTTGATGACAGCTTTTTGTTTTAATCTGCATCAATTGAGGACACTAAAAACCAAAGGAGTAATTTAG
- the cfbA gene encoding sirohydrochlorin nickelochelatase, which translates to MSEKIGILAIGHGSRLPYSNQVVTELANMISEKHPEYVIKIGFVEHSEPTVEEALMSFKGTGVTKIAATPVFMASGVHLTEDIPGFLKLDPETNEGEIEFDGQNVKIVYAKPLGSDRLIADIIFKRAQEAL; encoded by the coding sequence ATGAGTGAAAAAATTGGAATTTTAGCTATTGGACACGGCAGCAGATTACCATACAGCAATCAGGTGGTCACTGAGCTTGCTAACATGATCTCAGAGAAACATCCGGAATATGTTATAAAAATAGGCTTCGTAGAGCACAGTGAACCTACGGTTGAAGAAGCACTCATGTCATTTAAAGGCACAGGTGTAACAAAAATAGCTGCAACACCCGTATTCATGGCATCTGGAGTCCACCTCACTGAGGATATTCCGGGGTTTCTTAAGCTGGACCCTGAGACCAACGAAGGTGAGATCGAATTTGATGGACAGAATGTCAAAATTGTCTATGCCAAACCTCTTGGAAGTGACAGGCTTATTGCAGATATTATTTTCAAGAGAGCACAGGAAGCTCTTTAA
- the cfbA gene encoding sirohydrochlorin nickelochelatase, whose translation MSEKIGILAIGHGSRLPFNNQVVTEIANMISENHPEYIVKAGFMENSEPTVEEALMSFEGTGVTTIAAAPVFLASGIHITKDIPGILKLDPETNEGEIEFNGQKVRIVYAKPLGSDELIADLIFKRAQEVL comes from the coding sequence ATGAGTGAAAAAATCGGAATTTTAGCTATTGGGCACGGCAGCAGATTACCTTTCAACAACCAGGTTGTCACTGAAATCGCTAACATGATCTCAGAAAATCATCCAGAGTACATTGTAAAGGCAGGATTCATGGAGAACAGCGAACCTACTGTAGAAGAGGCACTCATGTCCTTCGAAGGCACAGGTGTAACAACCATCGCTGCAGCACCTGTATTCCTTGCATCTGGCATCCACATCACAAAAGATATTCCTGGAATCCTTAAACTGGACCCTGAAACAAACGAAGGCGAGATAGAGTTTAACGGACAGAAAGTCAGGATAGTCTACGCAAAGCCTCTTGGCAGTGACGAGCTCATTGCAGACCTCATCTTCAAGAGAGCACAGGAAGTCCTTTAA
- a CDS encoding tubulin-like doman-containing protein → MSYEKIIPPLQLPTDMTIVGVGGCGKRLTMEICNNDWFLKHYSGDGRRLKVYTMDADANEKEGDEERLVQLKNKIISCDAQGNIESKFFYLPSLANISQVPDLASKEIAEKVKNKRSEPKVKTWWLNDESENGISFEDLLTIDHLAMDDFGGGVHRRRAISKAIFYKVITEGESSGFPTFSSRGSVAIVVGLGGGTGSGMFIDLARYIRAFKGDSTQLCLFVVLPTTQEGEKEQLNASIALTELEYLNMTERLFNNVIVTSLGPTGYKKGEEAREEVHEFDAMFPNVFTNFFHVETGDINISDVKGAFSSFIFANSHVIEYPIEDLRGLKNQYEEIINSLEMITISRKELNQQVSSFLENQYSFNETAPTKENFEYIKKEYRNIENVLKHEIGHLLNYKSVDTIEYFLANQIPSEMQIDKISTFNDLVEYLSKLKAGSQNVKPSELTDENDKKLANLIPESIQVLEETALLFRRVSGVTEESARSTLIDMLKGNQNMSSTISNMNVKTKNLKDEIRDLEKNVMEKEEEHENAELLKSQISKKAEQRLSDNEKEIDQYLVINRKVQSLDERERDLKIKLEEFISLLKSDEVKARDKSSWLRAANVLAIQQEVKDLSHEIGDSFDGLLSLIESIALYYFYDSERKKQEKGGLVSLIKGDKKKKIRKYEAMKKEKEDYIKSNAKYWNIQINSPFEFYIPDDFLNKGLHKKAADIKNQAINSLLGDTAKDSVSYDRIDAIFDKTERSELIGSLRDSLTELYLKKEGYFLKTKAITGEIDGIKEEIGEKHSLADMMDNAEELHERTFSSRRDLNKHYESFYHFMSSINEKTKSKNKTDKSLYRTKVGEINPKILSLIGEMSDLTSLDNDDNGMNELNNLLSEVKATYPSLLENYKLGIHNQMIPISTTEKWNFGKVGLVIGSRSSYISSSVVNSTISTDINAIMSLKSAQDARVITHSHAKPWEVTLTLLAATSFLDNISPLTSGGGYWKVYEQSSNNILHHVLKMQDGQYITRKKLLDVKYAGELANSEKAGQDIVPIIKDLYEVKTLREALE, encoded by the coding sequence ATGAGCTATGAAAAGATCATACCACCACTACAATTACCCACTGATATGACCATAGTCGGTGTGGGTGGTTGCGGAAAAAGGCTGACAATGGAAATATGTAACAATGACTGGTTCCTGAAACATTATTCGGGTGATGGCAGACGTCTGAAAGTATATACTATGGATGCCGACGCAAACGAGAAAGAAGGTGATGAAGAGCGTCTTGTCCAGCTCAAAAATAAAATAATTTCCTGTGATGCACAGGGAAATATCGAAAGCAAATTCTTTTACTTACCATCCCTTGCAAATATCAGTCAGGTTCCCGACCTCGCAAGCAAGGAAATTGCTGAAAAAGTCAAGAATAAGAGATCCGAACCAAAAGTGAAGACCTGGTGGCTAAATGACGAATCCGAAAATGGTATCTCTTTTGAGGATCTGCTGACGATTGATCATCTGGCAATGGATGACTTTGGTGGTGGTGTGCACCGCAGAAGGGCTATTTCAAAGGCCATATTCTACAAGGTCATAACAGAAGGTGAGTCAAGCGGGTTCCCTACTTTCTCAAGCAGAGGAAGCGTGGCTATTGTTGTGGGCCTAGGGGGGGGCACAGGTTCAGGCATGTTCATCGACCTTGCCCGTTACATACGTGCATTCAAAGGCGATTCCACACAGTTATGCCTTTTTGTAGTTCTGCCCACGACACAGGAGGGAGAAAAGGAACAGTTGAATGCGTCTATCGCCCTGACAGAGCTTGAGTATCTCAACATGACTGAGAGGCTGTTCAACAATGTGATTGTCACATCTCTGGGTCCGACCGGATACAAGAAAGGGGAAGAGGCACGTGAGGAGGTCCATGAGTTTGATGCAATGTTTCCCAACGTGTTCACTAATTTCTTCCATGTGGAAACCGGTGATATTAATATAAGTGATGTGAAAGGAGCTTTCTCATCATTTATTTTCGCAAATTCCCACGTAATCGAATACCCCATAGAGGATCTTCGGGGACTTAAGAACCAGTATGAAGAGATTATCAATTCCCTTGAGATGATAACCATTTCAAGAAAGGAACTGAATCAGCAGGTCTCCTCATTTTTAGAGAACCAGTATTCTTTCAATGAAACGGCACCTACAAAAGAGAATTTCGAGTACATTAAAAAGGAATATCGAAATATTGAAAATGTTCTCAAACATGAGATCGGACATCTGCTCAATTATAAGAGTGTGGATACCATCGAATATTTCCTTGCAAATCAGATTCCTTCTGAAATGCAGATTGATAAGATAAGTACGTTTAATGATCTGGTAGAATATCTTTCAAAGTTAAAAGCAGGTTCGCAGAACGTCAAACCAAGCGAGCTTACTGATGAGAATGATAAGAAACTGGCAAATCTAATACCTGAAAGTATTCAGGTTCTGGAAGAAACTGCTCTTCTTTTCAGGAGGGTATCAGGTGTAACCGAAGAATCTGCAAGATCTACTCTTATTGATATGCTCAAAGGTAATCAGAATATGTCCTCTACTATTAGCAACATGAATGTCAAGACCAAAAATCTTAAAGATGAAATAAGGGATCTTGAGAAAAATGTGATGGAGAAGGAAGAGGAACATGAAAATGCAGAACTGCTGAAGAGCCAGATTAGTAAAAAGGCAGAGCAAAGGCTTTCTGATAACGAGAAAGAGATTGACCAGTATCTTGTTATCAATCGGAAGGTCCAGTCCCTGGATGAAAGGGAAAGAGATTTGAAGATTAAGCTTGAGGAGTTCATTTCCCTTCTAAAGAGTGATGAGGTAAAGGCAAGGGATAAGAGTAGTTGGCTCAGGGCAGCCAATGTTTTGGCAATACAGCAGGAAGTCAAAGATCTCTCTCATGAGATTGGTGACAGCTTCGATGGCCTTCTAAGCCTTATCGAATCTATTGCACTATATTATTTCTATGATTCTGAAAGGAAAAAACAGGAAAAGGGTGGCCTTGTCAGCCTAATTAAGGGAGACAAAAAGAAGAAAATAAGAAAGTACGAGGCAATGAAAAAGGAAAAAGAAGATTATATCAAATCCAATGCCAAATACTGGAACATCCAGATAAACAGTCCGTTTGAATTCTATATTCCTGATGACTTTCTTAACAAGGGTCTGCACAAAAAAGCTGCTGATATCAAAAACCAGGCTATCAATTCTTTGTTAGGTGATACTGCCAAGGATTCCGTGAGCTATGACAGGATAGATGCAATTTTCGATAAAACTGAGAGAAGTGAGCTGATAGGCTCTTTAAGAGACAGTCTGACGGAATTATACCTTAAAAAGGAAGGCTATTTCCTGAAAACCAAAGCTATAACCGGGGAAATTGACGGCATTAAAGAAGAGATAGGTGAAAAGCATTCTCTTGCCGATATGATGGACAATGCCGAGGAACTTCATGAAAGAACATTCAGTTCCAGAAGGGATCTCAATAAGCATTATGAATCGTTCTATCATTTCATGTCGTCTATAAACGAAAAGACCAAATCTAAGAACAAGACTGATAAGAGTCTTTACAGAACAAAGGTAGGGGAAATCAATCCGAAGATTTTGTCTCTCATTGGTGAGATGTCTGACCTTACAAGTCTTGATAACGATGACAATGGAATGAACGAGCTTAACAACCTTCTTTCTGAGGTAAAAGCCACATATCCTTCGTTGCTTGAGAACTACAAACTGGGAATTCACAACCAGATGATACCCATAAGTACCACTGAAAAGTGGAACTTCGGAAAAGTAGGATTGGTGATAGGTTCACGGTCTTCATATATTTCTTCATCAGTTGTGAACAGCACAATATCCACTGATATCAATGCCATAATGTCACTCAAGAGCGCTCAGGATGCCCGTGTGATCACTCATTCTCATGCCAAACCGTGGGAAGTAACCTTAACACTGCTTGCAGCTACAAGTTTCCTGGATAATATTTCTCCGCTGACTTCAGGGGGAGGCTACTGGAAGGTGTACGAGCAGAGCAGTAACAATATTCTACATCATGTACTGAAAATGCAGGATGGTCAGTATATTACCAGAAAAAAGTTACTGGATGTGAAATATGCGGGTGAACTGGCAAACTCAGAGAAAGCCGGTCAGGATATAGTCCCTATAATAAAGGATCTTTATGAGGTTAAAACCCTTCGTGAAGCACTTGAATAG
- a CDS encoding NifB/NifX family molybdenum-iron cluster-binding protein — MEILKSTSASDGAGIQAAQMILNREIDIVITRFVGLNVFSMLSSKGIDTLLFTTGSVADAIQAYKDNDLERLESPNSPGKDFSGVQKREYKRPRKQI; from the coding sequence ATCGAAATCCTCAAAAGTACTTCCGCTTCAGATGGTGCGGGTATTCAGGCAGCTCAGATGATTCTCAACAGAGAGATTGATATAGTCATTACAAGATTTGTTGGATTAAATGTTTTCTCAATGCTATCTTCAAAAGGCATAGATACTTTGCTTTTCACTACAGGTTCAGTTGCAGATGCAATACAGGCTTACAAAGATAATGATCTTGAGAGGCTTGAAAGCCCAAATTCACCGGGAAAAGACTTTTCAGGCGTTCAAAAAAGGGAATACAAGAGGCCAAGAAAACAGATATAA